A window of Aliarcobacter trophiarum LMG 25534 contains these coding sequences:
- the nth gene encoding endonuclease III, with the protein MKKATKDDIKVIKEAFLEHYSDAVTELDYKNDYELLIAIILSAQCTDKRVNIITPALFAKYPNVFELSLANLDDVKKLINSCSFFNNKAQNIIKMAKSVVENYGGDIPHDQKELIKLAGVGNKTANVFMIEYKQENLMAVDTHVFRVSHRLGLSYEKNVEKTEAELVKKLKGDDLHIFHQAMVLFGRYICKAVKPECDKCYFPQVCKTKSSFKPS; encoded by the coding sequence GTGAAAAAAGCAACAAAAGATGATATAAAAGTTATAAAAGAGGCATTTTTAGAGCATTATAGCGATGCTGTTACAGAGCTTGACTATAAAAATGACTATGAATTACTAATAGCCATTATTTTATCAGCTCAATGTACAGATAAAAGAGTAAATATAATAACTCCAGCACTTTTTGCAAAATATCCAAATGTTTTTGAGCTAAGCCTTGCAAATCTTGATGATGTAAAAAAACTTATAAACTCTTGCTCTTTTTTTAACAACAAAGCACAAAATATTATAAAAATGGCAAAAAGCGTTGTTGAAAATTATGGTGGAGATATTCCACATGACCAAAAAGAGTTAATAAAACTAGCGGGTGTTGGAAATAAAACGGCAAATGTTTTTATGATTGAGTACAAACAAGAGAATCTTATGGCTGTTGATACTCATGTCTTTAGAGTATCTCATAGACTAGGACTTAGTTATGAGAAAAATGTGGAAAAAACAGAAGCTGAACTTGTGAAAAAGCTAAAAGGCGATGATTTGCATATTTTTCATCAAGCTATGGTTTTATTTGGAAGATATATTTGTAAAGCTGTAAAACCAGAGTGTGATAAGTGCTATTTCCCACAAGTTTGTAAAACTAAAAGCAGTTTTAAACCTAGTTAA
- a CDS encoding thiamine-phosphate kinase, whose amino-acid sequence MNKEDFFINQISNSKYNGDDGAFIDGYVYSMDAFFENVHFKKEWIDKGIISLKQIAYKSMLVNISDAIAMNAKPKYALISIAIPNTYTNEDLKALACGFKKAADDFDFEIIGGDTIENSKLDISITIISKTKEPKYRNSVQIDDYICYTGKLGESKKDLKALLNGKKIKKTSKFIKPTLRADFFYEAAKYINASMDISDGLFLDLEKLSKASNKGFIFFKEIKEEVGTSGEEYEILFSVNSKNLKKVDNIAKKYGVKLNIIAKAVKGSYKSSFPNHHFKN is encoded by the coding sequence ATGAATAAAGAAGATTTTTTTATAAACCAAATATCAAATAGTAAATATAATGGTGACGATGGAGCTTTTATCGATGGTTATGTTTACTCTATGGATGCTTTTTTTGAAAATGTACACTTTAAAAAAGAGTGGATAGATAAAGGTATTATATCTTTAAAACAAATTGCTTATAAATCAATGCTTGTAAATATTTCAGATGCAATAGCTATGAATGCAAAACCAAAATATGCATTAATTTCAATAGCAATTCCAAATACATATACAAATGAAGATTTAAAAGCTCTTGCATGTGGATTTAAAAAAGCAGCAGATGATTTTGATTTTGAGATTATTGGTGGAGATACTATTGAAAACTCTAAACTCGATATTAGTATAACAATTATCTCAAAAACAAAAGAGCCAAAATATAGAAATAGTGTACAAATAGATGATTATATTTGTTATACTGGAAAATTGGGAGAGAGTAAAAAAGATTTAAAAGCACTTTTAAATGGAAAAAAGATTAAGAAAACATCTAAATTTATAAAGCCAACTTTAAGAGCAGATTTTTTCTATGAAGCGGCAAAATATATAAATGCTAGTATGGATATAAGTGATGGACTTTTTTTGGATTTGGAGAAACTTTCAAAGGCTTCAAATAAAGGGTTTATTTTTTTTAAAGAGATAAAAGAGGAAGTTGGAACTTCAGGAGAAGAGTATGAGATTTTATTCTCTGTAAACTCTAAAAATCTAAAAAAAGTTGATAATATTGCAAAAAAGTATGGAGTAAAATTAAATATTATTGCAAAAGCAGTAAAAGGAAGCTACAAAAGTAGTTTTCCAAACCACCATTTTAAAAATTAA
- the truD gene encoding tRNA pseudouridine(13) synthase TruD: MVQLQRFLNHSKIDVVFKQSKDDFVVNEVPLYEFSGEGEHLVLKLRKKDLATWDAIEILANYLKCSSREFGYAGLKDKNAMTVQHLSIHRKYEDALKNFAHENIKILETTYHNNKIKIGHLKGNNFFIRLKRVGLVEKQKIEEALGKIATFGMPNYFGFQRFGIDGENYKKGEKIVKGELKERNRNLKQMFINAYQSYLFNLWLSKRIEISKLIEAFEPKEIFEKLNLSLEEVKRAKKEPHPFKIITGDLLSHYPFGKIFIIDDLEVESQKFFEKDRVPTGLLCGKRVKKSEGFAQSIEKEFDVEMAEDGARRFAFIFPENLESNYKEDKNHMELNFYLPKGSYATELIAEILH, translated from the coding sequence ATCGTGCAACTACAAAGATTTCTAAACCACTCAAAAATTGATGTGGTATTTAAACAAAGCAAAGATGATTTTGTGGTAAATGAAGTGCCACTTTATGAGTTTAGTGGCGAGGGAGAGCATTTAGTTTTAAAGCTTAGAAAAAAAGACTTAGCAACTTGGGATGCAATAGAGATTTTGGCAAACTACTTAAAATGTAGCTCAAGAGAGTTTGGATATGCAGGATTAAAAGATAAAAATGCAATGACTGTTCAACATCTTTCAATACATAGAAAATATGAAGATGCTTTGAAAAACTTTGCACATGAAAATATAAAAATTCTTGAAACAACATATCACAATAATAAGATAAAAATAGGGCATTTAAAAGGAAATAATTTTTTTATTAGATTAAAAAGAGTTGGGCTTGTTGAAAAACAAAAAATAGAAGAGGCATTAGGAAAAATTGCTACTTTTGGAATGCCAAATTATTTTGGGTTTCAAAGATTTGGTATAGATGGTGAAAATTATAAAAAAGGCGAAAAAATTGTAAAAGGTGAATTAAAAGAGAGAAATAGAAATTTAAAACAGATGTTTATAAATGCTTACCAAAGTTATCTATTTAATTTGTGGTTATCGAAAAGAATTGAAATATCAAAACTAATAGAAGCTTTTGAACCAAAAGAGATTTTTGAAAAACTAAATCTTTCTCTTGAAGAAGTAAAAAGAGCAAAAAAAGAGCCTCATCCTTTTAAAATAATAACTGGAGATTTATTAAGCCATTATCCCTTTGGAAAAATTTTCATAATAGATGATTTAGAAGTTGAAAGTCAAAAATTCTTTGAAAAAGATAGAGTTCCAACAGGGCTTTTATGCGGAAAAAGAGTAAAAAAATCTGAAGGTTTTGCACAAAGTATTGAAAAAGAGTTTGATGTAGAAATGGCTGAAGATGGTGCTAGAAGATTTGCTTTTATTTTTCCTGAAAATTTAGAGAGTAACTATAAAGAGGATAAAAACCATATGGAGTTAAATTTTTATCTTCCAAAAGGTTCATACGCAACAGAGCTTATAGCTGAAATATTGCACTAA
- a CDS encoding methyl-accepting chemotaxis protein, whose product MFDFITKKISNKIIFALFLLMLISSSIIVYSTTTKVTKDSIANAKDSLEMLNASIFQTLRNTMNTGDPSLIQKAEDEAREIRGVKNLTVAKSKALMELYGVTTPYTTNPEILESFKTKENQIIQTNDKNGHNIRMIKPMIATSECMACHANQEIGDVIGVMDLTFSLSETDAKINSLLKEISLTSTILGLITIILIFFIVRKATNPIESLKEGFSNLLHSKDTNITLNVKSDDEIGEVATLFNSYMHKVRDGLKQDEIVIDEANDVIEKTANGFFVYRVHNTASNHHVEDLKNKLNLMIEKTKETLDKINEALRNYAESKYDYVLEDENIFGDMGSLASGIKLVGNNTSELLAIVMNTGNSLKDSTQELSLSSNRLSISSNEQATSLEETAAALEEITATIKANTQATNSMSNLAQELNNSAKKGQELANLTAKSMDEINKEVSSINEAIEVIDQIAFQTNILSLNAAVEAATAGEAGKGFAVVAQEVRNLASRSAEAAREIKDIVEKATSKANHGKNIANNMIDGYNELSSNISNTITTIKTVTTASKEQEMGIVQINDAVNQLDDSTQKNAKVSEEILDMANKIASMSSSLVTAASRASFIKESLDKVCDVDLVFDTALLKVNLLKNKDSVYSRLGDNEDFKLENLDLVQKWLENINTKNSEDKIETIKTLDVEFKNSLENLISSNHQRNGNDSLKSAANKVENSTNSIFKALDSVKCKKA is encoded by the coding sequence ATGTTTGATTTTATTACAAAAAAGATTAGCAACAAGATTATCTTTGCACTGTTTTTACTAATGCTTATTAGTAGTTCAATTATAGTCTACTCAACAACAACAAAAGTAACAAAAGACTCTATAGCAAATGCAAAAGATAGTTTAGAGATGTTAAATGCTTCTATCTTTCAGACACTAAGAAATACTATGAATACAGGGGATCCCTCTCTAATTCAAAAAGCAGAAGATGAAGCAAGAGAAATTAGAGGTGTAAAAAACCTAACAGTTGCAAAAAGTAAAGCTCTAATGGAGCTATATGGGGTTACAACTCCATATACTACAAATCCTGAGATTTTAGAAAGTTTTAAGACAAAAGAAAACCAAATAATTCAGACAAATGATAAAAACGGTCACAATATTAGAATGATAAAACCTATGATTGCTACATCTGAATGTATGGCCTGTCATGCAAATCAAGAGATTGGAGATGTAATTGGAGTTATGGATCTTACTTTTTCTCTTTCAGAAACTGATGCAAAAATAAACTCTTTATTAAAAGAGATCTCTTTAACATCTACTATTTTAGGTTTGATTACTATTATTTTAATTTTCTTTATTGTAAGAAAAGCTACAAACCCAATAGAGAGTTTAAAAGAAGGATTTTCAAATCTACTTCACTCAAAAGATACAAATATAACTTTAAATGTAAAATCAGATGATGAGATAGGTGAAGTGGCTACCTTATTTAACTCATATATGCATAAAGTAAGAGATGGTTTAAAACAAGATGAAATTGTTATAGATGAAGCAAATGATGTAATAGAAAAAACAGCAAATGGTTTCTTTGTATATAGAGTACATAATACTGCATCAAACCATCATGTAGAAGATTTAAAAAATAAACTAAATTTAATGATAGAAAAGACAAAAGAGACTTTAGATAAGATAAATGAAGCTTTAAGAAATTATGCTGAATCGAAATATGATTATGTTTTAGAAGATGAAAATATTTTTGGTGATATGGGTTCTCTTGCAAGTGGTATAAAGTTAGTTGGAAATAATACTTCTGAACTTTTAGCAATTGTTATGAATACTGGTAACTCACTAAAAGATAGTACACAAGAACTATCTTTATCTTCAAATAGGTTATCAATCTCATCAAATGAACAAGCAACAAGTTTGGAAGAGACAGCTGCTGCGCTTGAAGAGATTACAGCTACTATAAAGGCAAATACTCAAGCAACTAATTCTATGTCAAACTTAGCTCAAGAGTTAAATAATTCTGCAAAAAAAGGGCAAGAACTAGCTAATCTTACAGCGAAATCTATGGATGAGATTAATAAAGAGGTAAGCTCTATAAATGAAGCTATTGAAGTAATCGACCAAATTGCTTTCCAAACAAATATTCTTTCACTAAATGCAGCAGTAGAAGCAGCAACAGCAGGAGAAGCTGGAAAAGGTTTTGCAGTTGTTGCACAGGAAGTAAGAAATCTTGCAAGTAGAAGTGCAGAGGCTGCAAGGGAGATAAAAGATATAGTAGAAAAAGCAACTTCAAAAGCAAATCATGGAAAAAATATAGCAAATAATATGATAGATGGTTATAATGAGTTAAGTAGTAATATTTCAAATACTATTACAACAATAAAAACAGTAACAACAGCTTCAAAAGAACAAGAAATGGGAATAGTTCAAATAAATGATGCAGTTAATCAATTAGATGACTCTACACAAAAGAATGCAAAAGTATCTGAAGAAATTCTAGATATGGCAAATAAAATTGCTTCTATGTCTAGCTCTTTAGTAACTGCTGCCTCAAGAGCTTCTTTTATAAAAGAGAGTTTAGATAAAGTTTGTGACGTTGATCTTGTTTTTGATACAGCACTTTTAAAAGTAAACCTTCTAAAAAACAAAGATAGTGTTTACTCAAGACTAGGAGATAATGAAGACTTCAAATTAGAAAATCTTGATTTAGTTCAAAAGTGGTTAGAAAATATTAATACAAAAAATAGTGAAGATAAAATTGAAACTATTAAAACTTTAGATGTAGAGTTTAAAAACTCACTTGAGAACCTAATCTCTTCAAATCATCAAAGAAATGGAAATGATAGCTTAAAATCAGCTGCCAATAAAGTAGAAAATAGTACAAATAGTATTTTTAAAGCTCTTGATAGTGTAAAATGTAAAAAGGCTTAA
- the ruvA gene encoding Holliday junction branch migration protein RuvA: protein MIVGLIGKVIKKEPTVLWLNVNGVVYEVFISLNCSSKIISDETTLLITEIIREDAHNLYGFLDNNEKKLFDTVIKINGVGPKVALAICSTFTPSSFAQIVSSNDVNMLKRVPGIGPKGASRILVELSGFIVDGASSDEATNINIEAALALESLGFKKDIVTTTLKSCTSSTTSELVREALRKLQK from the coding sequence TTGATAGTAGGATTAATTGGAAAAGTTATAAAAAAGGAACCAACTGTACTTTGGTTGAATGTAAATGGTGTGGTATATGAAGTTTTCATATCTTTAAATTGTAGTTCAAAAATTATTTCTGATGAAACAACTCTTCTTATAACGGAAATAATAAGAGAAGATGCACACAACCTTTATGGTTTTTTAGACAATAATGAGAAAAAGCTATTTGATACAGTTATAAAAATAAATGGAGTTGGACCAAAAGTTGCACTTGCTATTTGTTCAACTTTTACACCTAGTTCATTTGCACAAATTGTTAGTTCAAATGATGTAAATATGTTAAAAAGAGTTCCAGGAATTGGACCTAAAGGTGCAAGCAGAATTTTAGTTGAACTTAGTGGATTTATTGTAGATGGAGCAAGTAGTGATGAGGCTACAAATATAAATATTGAAGCTGCTTTGGCTTTAGAGAGTTTAGGATTTAAAAAAGATATTGTAACAACAACTTTAAAATCTTGTACGAGTTCAACTACTTCTGAATTAGTTCGTGAAGCACTTAGAAAATTACAAAAATAG
- a CDS encoding D-alanine--D-alanine ligase, whose translation MKIAILFGGLSFEHEISIVSSIAMKDILKDELIYLYIDGKRDIYEIPTQKINSKLFSSGEYRKFDRAYFKKGGFYKISGLFKKEQSIDFDVVLNLSHGGDGEDGILSSILDFYNIPFIAPRTEACVVSSNKFITKGYAKSVDVNVLDYKYYTKNDDIKVDMFPVIVKPVKLGSSIGVAIVKSKEELDYSLDVAFEFDDAIIIEPFISGVKEYNLAGTKVNGEFIFSIIEEPQKAEFLDFDKKYLDFSRTSKAKEVDLGDKLNQEIKESFKRLYNTLFEGSIIRCDFFVVDEKVYLNEINSIPGSMANYLFTDFEELFKKVALTLPKRKEIAINYEYVNKIQVAKGK comes from the coding sequence ATGAAAATAGCGATACTTTTTGGTGGTTTGAGTTTTGAACATGAGATTTCAATTGTAAGTTCAATTGCTATGAAAGATATTTTAAAAGATGAGTTGATATATCTTTATATTGATGGAAAAAGAGATATTTATGAGATACCTACACAGAAGATAAATTCAAAACTTTTTAGTAGTGGTGAGTATAGAAAATTTGATAGAGCTTATTTTAAAAAGGGTGGCTTTTATAAGATAAGTGGCTTATTTAAAAAAGAACAAAGTATAGATTTTGATGTAGTTTTAAATCTCTCTCATGGTGGAGATGGAGAAGATGGTATATTATCATCTATTTTGGATTTTTATAATATCCCTTTTATAGCTCCAAGGACTGAGGCTTGTGTAGTTAGTTCAAATAAGTTTATTACAAAAGGTTACGCAAAAAGTGTAGATGTAAATGTATTAGATTACAAATATTATACAAAAAATGATGATATAAAAGTTGATATGTTTCCAGTTATTGTAAAACCTGTAAAATTGGGAAGCTCTATAGGAGTTGCTATTGTGAAAAGTAAAGAGGAGCTTGATTACTCTTTAGATGTTGCATTTGAATTTGATGATGCAATTATAATTGAGCCATTTATTAGTGGAGTTAAAGAGTACAATTTAGCTGGAACAAAAGTAAATGGTGAGTTTATTTTTTCAATTATTGAAGAGCCACAAAAGGCTGAATTCTTAGATTTTGACAAAAAATATTTAGATTTTTCAAGAACTTCAAAAGCAAAAGAGGTTGATTTAGGAGATAAATTAAACCAAGAGATAAAAGAGAGTTTTAAAAGACTTTATAATACTTTATTTGAAGGTTCAATAATAAGATGTGATTTTTTTGTAGTAGATGAGAAGGTTTACTTAAATGAAATAAACTCAATTCCAGGCTCTATGGCAAACTATTTGTTTACAGATTTTGAAGAACTATTTAAAAAAGTTGCTTTAACTCTTCCAAAAAGAAAAGAGATAGCTATAAATTATGAGTATGTAAATAAAATCCAAGTTGCAAAAGGAAAATAA
- a CDS encoding alpha/beta fold hydrolase has translation MAIKNLAFDGKKFDLSYELINPTKTEDILFLHGWGSNKDIMKSAFSSHLKEYRHIYLDMPGFGKSSNNYILTTKEYSKIIKEFLNSINSNCEIVFGHSFGGKVATLLNPKNLVLLSSAGILEEKSTNVKFKIFFAKLLNKLGLKNFTKIFRSKDVDKMSENMYATFKNVVDEDFSSYFSNFQNSAFVFWGKEDSATSLKSGEKIANLIKKSTFTSYNGDHYFFLKHSKNICERVENGIS, from the coding sequence TTGGCTATTAAAAATCTTGCATTTGATGGTAAAAAATTTGATTTATCTTATGAATTGATAAATCCTACAAAAACAGAAGATATTTTATTTCTACACGGTTGGGGTTCAAATAAAGATATTATGAAAAGTGCATTTTCTTCCCATTTAAAAGAGTATAGACATATTTATCTTGATATGCCAGGATTTGGGAAAAGCTCAAATAATTATATACTAACTACAAAAGAATATTCAAAAATCATAAAAGAGTTTTTAAACTCTATAAACTCAAATTGTGAGATAGTTTTTGGTCACTCTTTTGGTGGAAAAGTAGCTACATTATTAAATCCGAAAAACTTAGTTTTATTAAGTAGTGCTGGAATTTTAGAAGAAAAATCGACAAATGTAAAATTCAAAATATTTTTTGCAAAACTTTTAAATAAATTAGGCTTAAAAAACTTTACAAAAATTTTTAGAAGCAAAGATGTTGATAAGATGAGTGAAAATATGTATGCTACTTTTAAAAATGTTGTAGATGAAGATTTCTCTTCTTACTTTTCAAATTTTCAAAATAGTGCTTTTGTTTTTTGGGGAAAAGAGGATAGTGCAACATCTTTGAAATCTGGAGAAAAGATAGCAAATTTGATAAAAAAATCAACTTTTACCTCATATAATGGTGACCACTATTTTTTCTTAAAGCACTCAAAAAATATCTGTGAAAGAGTAGAAAATGGAATATCTTAG
- a CDS encoding Mur ligase family protein, protein MEYLSIVTKIVLVISLGWYLITNLQWYNYKLARVIFKHHKWQWHLTFFISPIVLFFLIPSPYFDIYFFVLYFVSFILWNRRLDRSLVLTSRVKRFLTILLITLFVQISLCLNDDFCARVTLFLTIFIALIISNIIEKIFFLILKSRAKRKLLENKDLKIVAITASYGKTSIKNFLYHVLKNNFKTYKTPRSVNTIVGLVLDVNRDLPKDTQIYIAEAGARVKGDIKTIANFLEPQIAVIGSVGEQHIEYFKTLENIKNTKKELLLSPRLQKAFVHSSANTVLSEKIEEFPNNLHIVKSNLAGLWFDMELNGKVEHFYAPILGSFNAINLASVVLVATHLGMSVLEINEAMATLPQVEHRLQKIEANGKIIIDDSFNGNLEGMLEAINISSTYIGRKVIITPGLVESTDSANIILAKQINKVFDFVIITGTLNANILKANINEEKVFVLKDKTMLETTLARTTKSGDLILFANDAPNFI, encoded by the coding sequence ATGGAATATCTTAGTATAGTTACTAAAATTGTTTTAGTAATAAGTTTGGGTTGGTATTTAATTACTAACTTACAGTGGTACAATTATAAATTAGCTAGAGTAATATTTAAGCATCATAAATGGCAATGGCATTTAACATTTTTTATCTCTCCTATAGTTCTATTTTTTCTAATTCCTAGCCCATATTTTGATATATACTTTTTTGTTTTATATTTTGTAAGTTTTATTTTATGGAATAGAAGACTTGATAGAAGTTTGGTACTTACAAGTAGAGTAAAAAGGTTTTTGACTATTTTATTAATAACTCTTTTTGTTCAAATTTCTCTATGTTTAAATGATGATTTTTGTGCAAGAGTAACTCTATTTTTGACTATTTTTATTGCATTAATTATTTCAAACATTATAGAGAAAATATTTTTCTTAATCTTAAAAAGTAGAGCAAAAAGAAAATTATTAGAAAACAAAGATTTAAAGATTGTCGCGATTACAGCATCTTATGGAAAAACATCTATAAAAAACTTTTTATATCATGTATTAAAGAATAATTTTAAAACATATAAAACTCCACGAAGTGTAAATACAATAGTTGGGCTTGTTCTTGATGTAAATAGAGATTTACCAAAAGATACACAAATATATATAGCAGAAGCTGGAGCAAGAGTAAAAGGTGATATTAAAACAATAGCAAACTTTTTGGAACCACAGATTGCTGTTATTGGAAGTGTTGGGGAACAACATATTGAATATTTTAAAACTTTAGAAAATATCAAAAATACAAAAAAGGAGCTTTTATTATCTCCACGATTACAAAAAGCATTTGTTCATAGCAGTGCAAATACAGTTTTAAGTGAAAAAATAGAGGAGTTCCCAAATAATCTTCATATAGTAAAGAGTAATCTTGCTGGGCTTTGGTTTGATATGGAATTAAATGGAAAAGTAGAGCATTTTTATGCTCCAATTTTAGGAAGTTTTAATGCTATAAATTTAGCATCAGTTGTGTTGGTTGCTACTCATTTAGGAATGAGTGTTTTGGAGATAAATGAAGCAATGGCAACTTTGCCACAAGTAGAGCATAGGCTTCAAAAAATAGAGGCAAATGGAAAAATTATAATAGACGACTCCTTTAATGGAAATCTTGAAGGTATGCTGGAAGCTATAAATATCTCTTCAACATATATTGGAAGAAAAGTAATAATAACTCCAGGTCTTGTAGAATCTACTGATAGTGCAAATATTATTTTAGCAAAACAGATAAACAAGGTTTTTGATTTTGTAATAATAACTGGAACTTTAAACGCAAATATTTTAAAAGCAAATATAAATGAAGAAAAAGTTTTTGTATTGAAAGATAAGACAATGCTTGAAACAACTTTAGCAAGAACTACAAAGAGTGGAGATTTAATACTGTTTGCAAATGATGCACCAAACTTTATATAG
- a CDS encoding HIT family protein — MEHLYAPWRYSYVSDEKIKECVFCHILKNMDEEKYQVLFSDQFCYVVMNKFPYSPGHIMVVPNFHTSNIEDLDEIIWQRVSKRVREAVKLLKDIMPCEGVNIGMNLGKAAGAGIEQHVHYHLVPRWIGDTNFITTIAQTRVYSADFQEIYKRLKKSSNKYFF; from the coding sequence ATGGAACACTTATATGCACCGTGGCGATACTCATATGTAAGTGATGAGAAGATAAAAGAGTGTGTTTTTTGCCATATTTTAAAAAATATGGATGAAGAGAAGTATCAAGTACTCTTTAGCGATCAATTTTGCTATGTTGTAATGAATAAATTTCCATATAGCCCAGGTCATATTATGGTTGTTCCTAATTTTCACACTTCAAATATTGAAGATTTAGATGAAATAATATGGCAAAGAGTTTCAAAAAGAGTAAGAGAGGCTGTTAAACTTCTAAAAGATATTATGCCTTGTGAAGGTGTAAATATTGGTATGAACTTGGGAAAAGCAGCTGGTGCTGGAATTGAGCAACATGTTCACTACCACTTAGTTCCAAGATGGATTGGAGATACAAATTTTATTACAACAATTGCTCAAACAAGAGTATATTCAGCTGATTTTCAAGAGATATATAAAAGATTAAAAAAGAGTTCTAATAAATACTTTTTTTAA
- a CDS encoding zinc ribbon domain-containing protein: MKNILKEFYKNNFIYSTKEKLAKTTIFLIIVLDIIVYMIIQEGLSFQTNFIDSPYQKYTQSCSSAMNSNYNDFSAQKYVYNFDMHDGYYKTISSKNDELDNRCKTLLEKIDSVKTNHNIKALNQTKKELNVKINKIEDDLNYIRDNYNTVLFEKIASQNSDNSILENDISSINIKEKYDTLNAQYADIKDEINKLNLSFSESNSVKDLVSYVNSIKDGYINDKNEAFSSYYYKVDFIQLAFLLPLLIGFFYLMKRYIKNEKYILYVIFKNLLIVSLIPTIYQIFSIIYKFLPKIFIEELIEFFYRLEIPFVVYYILIILFILIFTVTIIKLQKYFKSKLESNKKNKITRIKFYNISSCIECGSKVSYLNMNFCPMCRNRLNIECKNCNNYTIYGLDYCKNCGELLEV; this comes from the coding sequence ATGAAAAATATACTAAAAGAGTTTTATAAAAATAATTTTATCTACTCTACAAAAGAGAAATTGGCTAAAACTACAATATTCCTGATTATAGTTTTAGATATTATTGTTTATATGATAATCCAAGAAGGATTAAGCTTTCAAACAAATTTTATAGATAGCCCATATCAGAAATATACACAATCTTGTAGTAGTGCTATGAATTCAAACTACAATGATTTCTCAGCACAAAAATATGTCTATAACTTTGATATGCACGATGGATATTATAAAACAATTAGTTCAAAAAATGATGAGTTAGATAATAGATGTAAAACTCTTTTAGAAAAAATTGATAGTGTAAAAACAAATCATAATATTAAAGCTTTAAATCAAACTAAAAAAGAGTTAAATGTAAAGATTAATAAGATTGAAGATGATTTGAATTATATAAGAGATAACTATAATACAGTTTTATTTGAAAAAATTGCAAGTCAAAATAGTGATAACTCTATACTTGAAAATGATATTTCAAGTATAAATATAAAAGAGAAATATGATACTTTAAATGCTCAATATGCAGATATAAAAGATGAAATTAATAAATTAAATTTAAGTTTTTCAGAATCAAATAGTGTAAAAGACTTAGTCTCTTATGTAAACTCAATAAAAGATGGGTACATTAATGATAAGAATGAAGCATTTAGTAGTTATTACTATAAAGTAGATTTTATTCAATTGGCTTTTTTACTTCCTCTTTTAATTGGATTCTTTTATCTAATGAAAAGATATATAAAAAATGAAAAATATATACTATATGTTATTTTTAAAAATCTCTTAATAGTATCTTTAATACCAACAATTTATCAAATATTCTCAATAATATATAAATTTTTACCAAAAATATTTATTGAAGAGTTAATAGAGTTTTTTTATAGATTGGAGATACCTTTTGTAGTTTATTATATTTTAATAATTCTTTTTATATTGATATTTACAGTTACTATAATAAAACTACAAAAATATTTTAAATCAAAATTAGAGAGTAATAAAAAAAATAAGATTACTAGAATTAAATTTTACAATATAAGCTCTTGTATTGAGTGTGGAAGTAAAGTCTCTTATTTAAATATGAACTTTTGTCCAATGTGTAGAAATAGGCTAAATATTGAGTGTAAAAATTGTAATAATTACACAATCTATGGGCTTGATTATTGCAAAAATTGTGGAGAGCTATTAGAAGTGTAG
- the rpsJ gene encoding 30S ribosomal protein S10 — protein sequence MEKIRLKLKAYDHRVLDRSVASIVEAVKRTGADLRGPIPLPTKIRRYTVIKGPHVNKDSREQFEIRVHSRIIDIISATADTVDSLMKLDLAPEVDVEVRSMGQE from the coding sequence ATGGAAAAAATCAGATTAAAGCTTAAAGCTTATGATCATAGAGTTTTAGACAGAAGTGTTGCTTCAATAGTTGAAGCTGTTAAAAGAACTGGTGCTGATTTGAGAGGTCCTATTCCTCTTCCTACAAAAATCAGAAGATATACAGTTATCAAAGGTCCTCACGTAAACAAAGATTCAAGAGAGCAATTTGAGATTAGAGTTCATTCAAGAATTATAGACATTATTTCAGCAACAGCTGATACTGTTGATTCTTTAATGAAACTAGACTTAGCTCCTGAGGTTGATGTTGAAGTAAGATCAATGGGTCAAGAATAA